In Streptomyces violaceusniger Tu 4113, one DNA window encodes the following:
- the mug gene encoding G/U mismatch-specific DNA glycosylase, with the protein MTPAELEAARDRLVPDVVGDGLRVLFCGINPGLMTAATGHHFARPGNRFWPALHASGFTPRRLDPSEQAELVRHGLGITNVVARASARADELSDEEYREGGRILEEKVLRLRPRWLAVAGVTAYRAAFGDKKATIGPQTRTIGDTRIWALPNPSGLNAHWTLATMAEEYGRLRHAAEADG; encoded by the coding sequence ATGACCCCCGCCGAACTGGAGGCCGCCCGCGACCGCCTCGTCCCCGATGTGGTCGGGGACGGCCTGCGGGTCCTCTTCTGCGGTATCAACCCCGGGCTGATGACGGCCGCCACCGGCCACCACTTCGCCCGCCCCGGCAACCGATTCTGGCCCGCCCTCCACGCCTCGGGTTTCACCCCTCGCCGACTCGATCCGTCCGAGCAGGCGGAGCTGGTGCGCCATGGCCTGGGCATCACCAATGTGGTGGCACGTGCCAGTGCGCGGGCCGATGAGCTGAGCGACGAGGAGTACCGGGAGGGCGGCCGGATCCTGGAGGAGAAGGTGCTCCGGCTGCGGCCGCGCTGGCTGGCGGTGGCGGGGGTCACCGCCTACCGCGCCGCGTTCGGCGACAAGAAGGCGACGATCGGCCCGCAGACGCGCACGATAGGGGACACCCGCATCTGGGCCCTGCCGAATCCCAGCGGGCTCAACGCGCACTGGACACTGGCGACGATGGCGGAGGAGTACGGCCGCCTCCGCCATGCCGCCGAGGCGGACGGCTAG
- a CDS encoding hemolysin family protein has product MTVLQLLIGLLTLVLNAFFVGAEFALISVRRSQIDPHAQQGDRRARSVLWALEHLSALLAAAQLGITLCTLVLGAVAEPAIAHLLEPFFHVVGLPLGLVHPISFVIALTVATYLHMLFGEMVPKNVALAEPVRTVLLLGPPLVALARALRPVIFGVNALANGLLKLMRVEPKGEVAATFSDDELARMVSDSSEAGLLDDRSTERLRDALELGRRRVRDVVLPMDQVVKAQLGVTPEELEELAARTGFSRFPVVDDSGRILGYLHVKDALDARPRDVPFRPDQLRPIPRVRSHTPLDDVLTAMRDSRTHLAAVIAADGRLEGLVTMEDVLRELVA; this is encoded by the coding sequence ATGACCGTCCTCCAGTTGCTGATCGGCCTGCTGACACTGGTCCTCAACGCCTTCTTCGTGGGCGCGGAGTTCGCCCTGATCTCGGTGCGCCGCAGTCAGATCGATCCGCATGCCCAGCAGGGCGACCGGCGGGCGCGGTCCGTGCTGTGGGCCCTGGAGCACCTCTCCGCGCTGCTGGCCGCGGCCCAGCTCGGGATCACGCTGTGCACGCTGGTGCTGGGCGCCGTCGCGGAACCGGCCATCGCGCATCTGCTGGAGCCGTTCTTCCATGTGGTGGGGCTCCCACTGGGGCTGGTGCACCCGATCTCGTTCGTGATCGCGCTGACCGTGGCCACCTATCTGCACATGCTGTTCGGCGAGATGGTGCCGAAGAACGTGGCGCTGGCCGAGCCGGTGCGCACCGTGCTGCTGCTCGGCCCGCCCCTGGTCGCCCTCGCCCGCGCCCTGCGCCCGGTGATCTTCGGGGTGAACGCCTTGGCGAACGGGCTGCTGAAGCTGATGCGCGTGGAGCCCAAGGGCGAGGTCGCGGCGACCTTCTCGGACGACGAGCTGGCCCGGATGGTCTCGGACTCCAGTGAGGCCGGACTGCTGGACGACCGGTCCACCGAGCGGCTGCGGGACGCGCTGGAGCTGGGCCGGCGACGGGTGCGGGATGTGGTGCTGCCCATGGATCAGGTGGTCAAGGCGCAGCTCGGAGTGACCCCCGAGGAACTGGAAGAGCTGGCGGCGCGGACCGGCTTCTCACGGTTCCCGGTGGTCGACGACTCCGGGCGGATCCTGGGCTATCTGCATGTGAAGGACGCGCTGGACGCACGGCCGCGGGATGTGCCGTTCCGCCCCGATCAGCTACGCCCGATCCCCCGGGTGCGGTCCCATACGCCGCTGGACGACGTGCTCACCGCGATGCGCGACAGCCGCACCCACCTCGCGGCGGTCATCGCCGCGGACGGACGGCTGGAGGGACTGGTGACCATGGAGGACGTGCTGCGCGAGCTGGTGGCCTGA
- a CDS encoding alkaline phosphatase D family protein, which produces MGRESGRGIGRRTVLQGSAAASAALAVPAVASAASATSGAPAQALSGRPSAQWGVQVGDVTTSSGLVWVRSDRPARMIVETSATESFARAKRWRGPLVGPGTDFTGRTALHGLPAGSQVHYRVLLADPEDPRRTSEAVHGTFRTVPERRKDVRFVWSGDLAGQGWGINPDHGGYRIFEEMRRREPDFFLCSGDNIYADGPMTETVKLPDGSTWRNLITPEKTKVAETLDEYRGNFRYNLLDSALRRFHAEVPTITQWDDHEVLNNWYPGEILVDDRYTEKNVDVLAARARQAFAEYFPISTLRPDASGRVYRVQHHGPLLDVFVLDCRTYRDPNSPGRQPKDAQGILGAEQLGWLKRELSRSRAVWKVIACDMPLGLVVPDGDTDFEAVAQGDPGAPLGRELQMADLLRHIKHRKITGTVWLTADVHYTSAQHYDPSRAAFKDFAPFWEFVSGPLNAGAFPSVKLDGTFGPEQPFVKAPTVANVSPAEGFQFYGEVDIDGDSAEMTVRLREDGGKVLFTKVLRPGLVGQ; this is translated from the coding sequence ATGGGGCGGGAATCCGGCAGAGGGATCGGACGGCGCACGGTATTGCAGGGATCGGCGGCCGCGTCGGCGGCGCTCGCGGTGCCCGCCGTGGCGTCGGCCGCGTCGGCCACGTCCGGCGCGCCCGCTCAGGCGCTGTCGGGGCGTCCGAGCGCCCAGTGGGGCGTTCAGGTGGGCGATGTGACGACGTCTTCGGGGCTGGTGTGGGTCCGCTCCGACCGTCCGGCCCGCATGATCGTGGAGACGTCCGCGACCGAGTCGTTCGCGCGGGCCAAGCGGTGGCGGGGCCCGCTGGTCGGCCCCGGCACCGACTTCACCGGCCGCACCGCACTGCACGGCCTGCCCGCCGGGAGCCAGGTGCACTACCGGGTGCTGCTGGCCGACCCGGAGGACCCGCGCCGCACCAGTGAGGCGGTGCACGGCACGTTCCGCACGGTTCCCGAGCGCCGTAAGGACGTGCGTTTCGTCTGGTCGGGCGATCTGGCGGGGCAGGGCTGGGGCATCAACCCGGACCACGGCGGCTACCGCATCTTCGAGGAGATGCGCCGCCGCGAGCCGGACTTCTTCCTGTGCAGCGGCGACAACATCTACGCCGACGGCCCGATGACCGAGACCGTCAAGCTGCCCGACGGTTCCACCTGGCGCAATCTCATCACCCCGGAGAAGACCAAGGTCGCCGAGACGCTCGACGAGTACCGCGGCAACTTCCGGTACAACCTGCTCGACTCCGCGTTGCGCCGCTTCCACGCCGAGGTGCCGACCATCACCCAGTGGGACGACCACGAGGTGCTCAACAACTGGTACCCGGGCGAGATCCTGGTCGACGACCGCTACACCGAGAAGAACGTCGACGTGCTGGCCGCCCGCGCGCGCCAGGCGTTCGCCGAGTACTTCCCGATCAGCACGCTGCGGCCGGACGCGAGCGGCCGCGTCTACCGGGTCCAGCACCACGGCCCGCTGCTGGACGTCTTCGTGCTGGACTGCCGCACCTACCGCGACCCCAACTCGCCGGGCCGCCAGCCGAAGGACGCCCAGGGCATCCTGGGCGCCGAGCAACTCGGGTGGCTCAAGCGCGAGCTGTCGCGGTCGCGCGCGGTGTGGAAGGTCATCGCCTGCGATATGCCGCTGGGCCTGGTGGTCCCGGACGGGGACACCGACTTCGAGGCCGTCGCGCAGGGCGACCCGGGCGCCCCGCTCGGCCGTGAGCTTCAGATGGCCGACCTGCTCCGGCACATCAAGCACCGGAAGATCACCGGCACGGTGTGGCTGACGGCGGACGTCCACTACACCTCGGCGCAGCACTACGACCCCTCGCGGGCGGCGTTCAAGGACTTCGCGCCGTTCTGGGAGTTCGTCTCCGGTCCGCTGAACGCGGGTGCCTTCCCCTCGGTGAAGCTGGACGGCACGTTCGGCCCCGAGCAGCCCTTCGTCAAGGCGCCGACCGTGGCGAACGTCTCGCCCGCCGAAGGCTTCCAGTTCTACGGCGAGGTGGACATCGACGGCGACAGCGCCGAGATGACGGTCCGGCTGCGCGAGGATGGCGGCAAGGTGCTCTTCACCAAGGTCCTGCGTCCGGGTCTGGTCGGCCAGTAG
- a CDS encoding SDR family oxidoreductase, producing MRYGAELSKRMGTDQVTVVTGGSRGIGAAVAVRLARAGHSVAIGYESAQDAAERWAAAVRAEGVRSVVVQADTSDAEQVEAMFDRVREELGPITGLVNNAGITGPLGRFTETSPEVMCRVVDVNVTGALLCARRAAREMSTRHGGQGGAIVNISSGAATTGSPGEYVHYAASKAAVDTMTVGLSKELAAEGIRVNSVQPGMTLTDIHARMGDPERPWRNPGRVPMGRPGEPEEIAGAVAWLLSPDASYTTGAVLRVAGGL from the coding sequence ATGCGTTACGGGGCGGAGCTGAGCAAGCGGATGGGCACGGACCAGGTCACGGTGGTCACCGGGGGCAGTCGCGGTATCGGTGCGGCGGTGGCGGTGCGGCTCGCCCGCGCCGGGCACAGCGTCGCCATCGGCTACGAGAGCGCCCAGGACGCGGCCGAGCGGTGGGCGGCGGCGGTGCGCGCGGAGGGTGTGCGGTCGGTGGTCGTCCAGGCCGACACCAGCGACGCGGAGCAGGTCGAGGCGATGTTCGACCGGGTGCGGGAGGAGCTGGGGCCGATCACCGGCCTGGTCAACAACGCCGGGATCACCGGGCCGTTGGGCCGCTTCACCGAGACCTCACCCGAGGTGATGTGCCGCGTCGTGGACGTCAATGTGACCGGGGCCCTGCTGTGCGCCCGGCGCGCGGCGCGCGAGATGTCCACGCGCCACGGCGGGCAGGGCGGCGCCATCGTCAACATCTCCTCGGGCGCGGCGACGACCGGCAGCCCCGGGGAGTATGTGCACTACGCGGCCAGCAAGGCGGCGGTCGACACGATGACCGTCGGACTGTCGAAGGAGCTGGCGGCGGAGGGGATCCGGGTCAACTCCGTCCAGCCCGGGATGACGCTGACCGACATCCACGCACGGATGGGCGACCCCGAGCGGCCGTGGCGCAACCCCGGGCGGGTGCCGATGGGACGCCCGGGGGAGCCGGAGGAGATCGCGGGCGCGGTGGCGTGGCTGCTGTCGCCGGATGCGTCGTACACGACGGGCGCGGTGCTGCGGGTCGCGGGCGGGCTGTAA
- the purB gene encoding adenylosuccinate lyase has translation MTGKPRIPNVLANRYASAELAVLWSPEYKVTLERRLWLAVLRAQKDLGIEVPDAALADYERVLEIVDLASIAEREKVTRHDVKARIEEFNALAGHEHVHKGMTSRDLTENVEQLQIRLSLELVRDRTVAVLARLGKLAAEHAELVMAGRSHNVAAQATTLGKRFATAADELLVAYGRLEDLLGRYPLRGVKGPVGTAQDMLDLLGGDAEKLAELERRVAAHLGFAQAFTSVGQVYPRSLDYDVVTALVQLAAAPSSLAKTIRLMAGHELVTEGFKPGQVGSSAMPHKMNTRSCERVNGLAVILRGYASMTGELAGDQWNEGDVSCSVVRRVALPDAFFALDGLLETFLTVLDEFGAFPAVVARELDRYLPFLATTKVLMGAVRAGVGREVAHEAIKENAVGAALAMREQGAERNELLDSLAADERIPLDRAGLDALMDDKLSFTGAAANQVGAVVSRIEEIVKERPAAAAYTPGSIL, from the coding sequence GTGACTGGTAAGCCGCGCATTCCGAACGTCCTGGCCAACCGCTACGCCTCCGCGGAGCTGGCCGTCCTGTGGTCCCCCGAGTACAAGGTGACGCTGGAGCGGCGGCTGTGGCTCGCCGTGCTGCGCGCCCAGAAGGACCTCGGAATCGAGGTGCCGGACGCCGCCCTCGCCGACTACGAGCGGGTCCTGGAGATCGTCGACCTGGCCTCGATCGCCGAGCGAGAGAAGGTCACCCGCCACGATGTGAAGGCCCGGATCGAGGAGTTCAACGCCCTCGCCGGCCATGAGCACGTCCACAAGGGCATGACCTCCCGCGATCTCACCGAGAACGTGGAGCAGCTCCAGATCCGGCTCTCCCTGGAGCTGGTACGGGACCGTACGGTCGCGGTGCTGGCCCGGCTCGGCAAGCTGGCCGCCGAGCACGCCGAGCTGGTGATGGCCGGCCGGTCGCACAATGTGGCGGCGCAGGCCACCACGCTCGGCAAGCGGTTCGCCACCGCGGCGGACGAGCTGCTGGTGGCGTACGGACGGCTGGAGGACCTGCTGGGCCGCTATCCGCTGCGGGGCGTCAAGGGCCCGGTCGGCACCGCGCAGGACATGCTGGACCTGCTCGGTGGCGACGCGGAGAAGCTGGCGGAGCTGGAGCGGCGGGTCGCCGCCCACCTCGGCTTCGCGCAGGCGTTCACCTCCGTCGGCCAGGTCTATCCGCGCTCGCTGGACTACGACGTCGTCACCGCGCTGGTGCAGCTCGCCGCGGCTCCGTCCTCGCTGGCCAAGACCATCCGGCTGATGGCCGGGCACGAGCTGGTGACCGAGGGCTTCAAGCCCGGCCAGGTCGGCTCGTCCGCGATGCCGCACAAGATGAACACCCGCTCCTGCGAGCGCGTCAACGGCCTCGCCGTGATCCTGCGCGGCTACGCCTCGATGACCGGGGAGCTGGCGGGCGACCAGTGGAACGAGGGCGATGTCTCCTGCTCGGTGGTGCGCCGGGTCGCGCTGCCGGACGCGTTCTTCGCCTTGGACGGGCTGCTGGAGACCTTCCTGACCGTGCTCGACGAGTTCGGCGCCTTCCCCGCCGTCGTCGCCCGTGAGCTGGACCGTTACCTGCCCTTCCTCGCCACGACGAAGGTGCTGATGGGTGCCGTCCGGGCCGGGGTGGGCCGCGAGGTCGCCCATGAGGCGATCAAGGAGAACGCGGTGGGCGCGGCGCTGGCGATGCGCGAGCAGGGCGCCGAGCGCAATGAGCTGCTCGACTCGCTCGCCGCCGATGAGCGCATCCCGCTGGACCGGGCCGGTCTCGACGCGCTGATGGACGACAAGCTCTCCTTCACGGGCGCGGCCGCGAACCAGGTCGGTGCGGTGGTGTCCCGGATCGAGGAGATCGTCAAGGAGCGCCCGGCGGCCGCCGCCTACACCCCCGGCTCGATCCTCTGA
- a CDS encoding SGNH/GDSL hydrolase family protein — translation MQTNITYSSFVAVGDSFTEGMSDRLPDGTYRGWADLLAGRLAAHSPGFRYANLAVRGKLIGQIVEEQTGPAAAMGADLVTLVGGLNDVLRPKCDVGRVCALLEEAVERLAPTCKRLVLMRSPGRRGPVFERFQPRMERLFSVIDELGARHDATVVDLFASQAVGDPRMWDEDRLHLNAEGHRRVAEAIWQALGHEPEADWNAPLPPAVPVGWTARRTSDVRFARQHLGPWIGRRLTGRSSGDGRAPKRAELLPYED, via the coding sequence ATGCAGACGAACATCACCTACAGCAGTTTTGTCGCGGTCGGCGACTCCTTCACCGAGGGCATGTCGGACCGGCTCCCGGACGGCACCTACCGAGGCTGGGCGGATCTGCTCGCCGGGCGGCTCGCGGCCCACAGCCCCGGCTTCCGATACGCCAACCTCGCGGTCCGCGGCAAGCTGATCGGGCAGATCGTCGAGGAGCAGACGGGCCCGGCGGCGGCCATGGGCGCCGATCTGGTGACCCTGGTCGGCGGGCTGAACGATGTGCTGCGGCCGAAATGCGATGTGGGCCGGGTGTGCGCCCTGCTGGAGGAGGCCGTCGAGCGGCTGGCGCCCACCTGCAAGCGGCTGGTGCTGATGCGCAGCCCGGGGCGGCGCGGGCCGGTGTTCGAGCGGTTCCAGCCGCGGATGGAGCGGCTGTTCTCGGTCATCGACGAGCTGGGCGCACGGCATGACGCGACCGTCGTGGACCTGTTCGCCTCCCAGGCCGTCGGGGACCCCCGGATGTGGGACGAGGACCGGCTGCATCTGAACGCCGAGGGGCACCGGCGGGTCGCCGAGGCCATATGGCAGGCGCTGGGCCATGAGCCGGAGGCCGACTGGAACGCGCCGCTGCCGCCCGCGGTGCCCGTCGGCTGGACAGCCCGCCGCACCTCGGATGTGCGGTTCGCCCGCCAGCACCTCGGGCCGTGGATCGGCAGGCGGCTGACCGGCCGCTCCTCGGGCGACGGTCGCGCCCCCAAGCGCGCCGAGCTGCTGCCGTACGAGGACTGA
- a CDS encoding ROK family protein, whose product MGRLTGGDPSLLRRINSAVVLHALRAATASGTATEGGPDDAGGCAGSASLTDLTRVTGLSRPTVEGVIDGLADSGLVVEVPAEEGGIRRQGRPARRFRFRAEAGHLLGIEIGAHRVAALLSDLDGHALGSIVREVSEKASADERLERVRTAVADLLRRAGVARFSLRAVGVGSPGIVEADGTVHLCTALPGWTGLPLGERLRRSFRCPVLVENDANTAAVAEHWKGAAVGSDDVVFVLAGLSPGAGSLIGGRLHRGFGGAAGEIGALHLLGREAAPEEVLSTTGEPLNPLDEAQVAHVFALARDGDLRARAAVDRFVRRLVHDTAALVLALDPEVVVVGGWAAGLDGVLAPLRDELSRYCLRAPEVTLSLLGEAAVTTGALRLALDHVEQELFAVDSTVTTRRASR is encoded by the coding sequence TTGGGGCGGCTCACCGGCGGGGATCCGTCTCTGCTGCGACGCATCAACTCCGCCGTGGTACTGCACGCGTTGCGCGCCGCGACCGCGTCCGGCACGGCCACCGAGGGTGGCCCGGACGACGCGGGCGGCTGTGCCGGAAGCGCGAGCCTCACCGATCTCACGCGGGTGACCGGGCTGTCCCGGCCCACCGTCGAGGGCGTGATCGACGGGCTGGCCGACAGTGGTCTGGTGGTCGAGGTGCCCGCCGAGGAGGGCGGCATCCGCCGCCAGGGCCGCCCCGCGCGCCGCTTCCGCTTCCGGGCCGAGGCAGGGCATCTGCTGGGCATAGAAATAGGGGCACACCGGGTCGCCGCGCTCCTGTCGGACCTCGACGGACACGCGCTCGGCTCGATCGTGCGCGAGGTCTCGGAGAAGGCGTCGGCCGACGAGCGCCTGGAGCGGGTGCGCACCGCCGTCGCGGACCTGCTGCGGCGCGCGGGGGTCGCCCGGTTCTCGCTGCGCGCGGTCGGGGTGGGCAGCCCCGGCATCGTCGAGGCCGACGGCACCGTCCATCTGTGCACCGCGCTCCCCGGCTGGACCGGGCTGCCTCTGGGCGAGCGGCTGCGGCGGTCCTTCCGCTGTCCGGTGCTGGTGGAGAACGACGCGAACACGGCGGCGGTGGCCGAGCACTGGAAGGGCGCGGCGGTCGGCTCGGACGATGTGGTCTTCGTCCTGGCCGGGTTGAGCCCGGGGGCCGGGTCGTTGATCGGCGGCCGGCTCCACCGTGGCTTCGGCGGCGCCGCCGGGGAGATCGGGGCGCTGCATCTGCTGGGCCGCGAGGCCGCCCCGGAGGAGGTGCTCTCCACGACCGGGGAGCCGCTGAACCCGCTGGACGAGGCGCAGGTCGCGCATGTCTTCGCGCTGGCCCGAGACGGCGACCTACGCGCCCGCGCGGCCGTGGACCGCTTCGTCCGCAGGCTGGTGCACGACACGGCGGCCCTGGTGCTGGCGCTGGACCCAGAGGTCGTCGTGGTCGGCGGCTGGGCCGCCGGGCTGGACGGTGTGCTGGCCCCGCTGCGCGATGAGCTGTCCCGCTACTGTCTGCGGGCCCCGGAGGTCACGCTCTCGCTGCTGGGCGAGGCGGCGGTGACCACGGGGGCGCTGCGGCTGGCCCTCGACCATGTGGAGCAGGAGCTTTTCGCGGTCGACAGTACGGTGACGACCCGCCGCGCGAGCCGCTGA
- a CDS encoding hemolysin family protein → MTEVLLLAVALLLAVTCGAFVAAEFSLTTVERSELERAAERGERGAAGALKAVRSLTYQLSGAQLGITVTNLVVGMLAEPSVAALLAGPLTAIGVPQSAVRSAALVLGTFLSTVVLMVVGELVPKNWAISRPLPVAKAVATPQRVFSSVFRPLISHLNNTANRTVRRMGLEPAEELASARGPQELIALARHSAKEGALEKDTAELFVRTLNLSELTAENVMTPRVRVVALDVRATAEDVANATRATGLSRFPVYQGSLDTVVGIVHIKDVLAVPAGERPRRPVSDLMREPLFVPESLTVDRLLDRLSAQRSMAVVIDEYGGTAGVVTLEDIVEEVVGEVRDEHDPHETPHLMPMGRDTEGHTLYDADGAARVDQLERIGLRVPPGPYETLAGLIASELGRIPAVGDTVELAGWSLEVRKVRSHRAARVRLRAPLRGAGSDGDGGGPGADGAAGR, encoded by the coding sequence ATGACCGAAGTCCTCCTCCTGGCCGTGGCGCTCCTCCTTGCGGTGACCTGTGGCGCCTTCGTCGCGGCGGAGTTCTCGCTGACCACGGTCGAGCGCAGCGAGCTGGAACGGGCGGCCGAACGCGGGGAGCGCGGCGCGGCCGGGGCGCTGAAGGCCGTACGGAGCCTCACCTACCAGCTCTCCGGCGCGCAGCTCGGCATCACCGTGACCAATCTGGTCGTCGGCATGCTGGCCGAGCCGTCCGTCGCGGCCCTGCTGGCCGGGCCGCTCACCGCGATCGGCGTACCCCAGTCGGCCGTCCGCTCGGCCGCGCTGGTGCTCGGCACCTTTCTGTCCACCGTCGTGCTGATGGTCGTCGGCGAGCTGGTGCCCAAGAACTGGGCCATCTCCCGACCGCTGCCGGTCGCCAAGGCCGTGGCCACCCCGCAGCGCGTCTTCAGCTCCGTCTTCCGCCCGCTGATCAGCCATCTCAACAACACCGCCAACCGCACCGTGCGCCGGATGGGCCTGGAGCCCGCCGAGGAGTTGGCCTCCGCGCGCGGCCCGCAGGAGCTGATCGCCCTCGCCCGCCACTCCGCCAAGGAGGGCGCGCTGGAGAAGGACACCGCCGAGCTGTTCGTCCGCACCCTCAACCTCTCCGAGCTCACCGCAGAGAACGTGATGACCCCGAGGGTGCGGGTGGTGGCGCTGGACGTACGGGCCACCGCCGAGGACGTCGCCAACGCCACCCGCGCCACCGGGCTGTCCCGCTTCCCCGTCTACCAGGGCAGCCTGGACACCGTCGTCGGCATCGTGCACATCAAGGACGTCCTGGCGGTCCCCGCCGGGGAGCGGCCCCGCCGCCCGGTCTCCGATCTGATGCGCGAACCGCTGTTCGTCCCCGAGTCGCTCACCGTGGACCGGCTGCTGGACCGGCTTTCGGCGCAGCGCAGCATGGCGGTGGTCATCGACGAGTACGGCGGTACGGCCGGGGTCGTCACCCTGGAGGACATCGTCGAGGAGGTGGTCGGCGAGGTCCGCGACGAGCACGATCCGCACGAGACCCCCCATCTGATGCCGATGGGCCGGGACACGGAGGGCCATACGCTGTACGACGCGGACGGCGCGGCCCGCGTCGATCAGCTGGAGCGCATCGGGCTGCGAGTGCCGCCGGGCCCGTACGAGACACTGGCCGGGCTGATCGCCTCGGAGCTGGGCCGGATCCCGGCCGTCGGCGACACCGTCGAGCTGGCGGGCTGGTCTCTGGAGGTGCGGAAGGTGAGGAGCCACCGGGCGGCCCGGGTCCGGCTGCGGGCGCCGCTGCGCGGTGCCGGGAGCGATGGCGACGGCGGCGGGCCCGGGGCCGACGGGGCGGCGGGCCGATGA
- a CDS encoding GNAT family N-acetyltransferase, translating to MNDLRIRAAAPADLDTVLAFWKEAAEGTSISDDRDGVARLLDRDPESLLLAEWDGELAGTVIAGFDGWRCHLYRLAVHPGHRRRGVATALLAAAEERFTALGGRRGDAMVLNENGPAHHAWSAAGYARQPQWSRWVKPLSP from the coding sequence ATGAACGATCTTCGGATACGGGCCGCGGCCCCCGCCGACCTCGACACCGTGCTCGCCTTCTGGAAAGAGGCGGCGGAGGGCACCAGCATCAGCGACGACCGGGACGGGGTGGCCCGGCTGCTCGACCGCGACCCGGAGTCGCTGCTGCTGGCCGAGTGGGACGGGGAGCTCGCCGGAACCGTGATCGCCGGTTTCGACGGCTGGCGCTGCCATCTCTACCGGCTGGCCGTCCACCCCGGGCACCGCCGCCGGGGCGTGGCGACGGCCCTGCTGGCGGCGGCCGAGGAGCGCTTCACGGCCCTGGGCGGACGGCGCGGGGACGCGATGGTGCTCAACGAGAACGGGCCGGCCCACCATGCGTGGAGCGCGGCGGGCTATGCGCGCCAGCCGCAGTGGAGCCGCTGGGTCAAGCCGCTGTCCCCCTGA
- a CDS encoding GntR family transcriptional regulator, with the protein MGTTQLESVPEPKYWHLKTVLSDALDSEFAVGEILPNERELAARFGVARATLRQALEQLELEGRLQRRRGVGTTVAPPRVGVAVGDYAHGWTDTSGEDTWQTVDSTEAVPPAEVARLLELDPDTPVHRVRRTRMTHGQPLAAELLYVPADSVPGLAAIDTPSGLARARAVLRELRRLELEGREQTVELGSARADDAKELDRLPGAPVLLVTTRYVAEGRTAAVAVATYRADTCRLTFGDAAGEELLAG; encoded by the coding sequence GTGGGGACCACGCAGCTTGAATCGGTGCCTGAGCCCAAGTACTGGCATCTGAAGACCGTGCTCAGCGACGCGCTCGACTCGGAGTTCGCGGTCGGGGAGATCCTGCCCAACGAGCGTGAGCTGGCAGCCCGCTTCGGCGTCGCCCGCGCCACCCTCCGGCAGGCCCTCGAGCAGCTTGAGCTGGAGGGCAGGCTGCAGCGCCGCCGCGGCGTCGGCACCACCGTCGCCCCGCCCCGCGTCGGCGTGGCCGTCGGGGACTACGCCCACGGCTGGACCGACACCTCCGGTGAGGACACCTGGCAGACCGTGGACAGCACCGAGGCCGTGCCGCCCGCCGAGGTCGCCCGGCTGCTGGAGCTCGACCCCGACACCCCGGTCCACCGGGTGCGCCGCACCAGGATGACCCACGGCCAGCCGCTCGCCGCCGAGCTGCTGTACGTACCGGCCGACTCCGTCCCCGGCCTCGCCGCCATCGACACCCCCAGCGGGCTGGCCCGCGCCCGCGCGGTGCTGCGCGAGCTGCGCCGGCTTGAGCTGGAGGGCCGTGAGCAGACCGTGGAGCTCGGCTCGGCCCGCGCGGACGACGCCAAGGAGCTCGACCGGCTGCCCGGCGCCCCCGTCCTCCTCGTGACCACCCGCTATGTGGCCGAGGGCCGCACCGCGGCCGTCGCCGTGGCCACCTACCGGGCCGACACCTGCCGGCTCACCTTCGGTGACGCGGCGGGCGAGGAGCTTCTGGCGGGCTGA